Within Amedibacterium intestinale, the genomic segment ATTTATATCATTCCTGATGCACGTTCAAAAGCCTCTGCACATTCGTCTTTGGATTTGAAATCGTATATACACTTTACAAAAAAGGAGACTTTATCCACCATTTCTATTTTGCTTCTTACAACACTTGCCAGCTATGGTATTTTTACAATTCAGCCAAATGCTACGAATGCAATCTTGCTGTTTGTATTAGCTGCCTGTGTCATTGGTGTTACAACATTATATCCTATTTACAGTATTCTTGCCGCAATCTACAGCGTTACGATCATTAACTTTCTTTTTATTGAACCACGCTTTACCTTTGAAATGTCATCAAGCCAATATACATTAATCTTTATATGTATGATTGCAGTATCTTTCACAATATCTTATTTTACTAGAAAATTAAAAAGAGAAAATATCTTAGCCAGTCTTCATGCCCACAGCATGGATGTACTGCTGGAAACAAGCCAGAAACTGCAAATGTGCAACACATATGATGATGTAAAAGAAGAAGCCTGTTATCAGCTGCATCGTATGTTAAAAAGACTCATTATTTACTACCCTGTAAAAAATAAAACTTTACAAGAACCCACACTTTACAGTGAACAGCATATTAGTGATGATCTTCATTCATTATATACAAGTAAGGAGGAAACAGCCGTTGCGAAATGGGTATTAGAAAACAATAAAAATGCAGGTGCATCCACAAGTACTCTGCCACATGCAAAAGGATTATATCTAGCTATTCGAAAAAAAGATGATATCTTTGCGATTATCGGTATCGCCATGCAGCATAAAGAAGAACTTCCCCAATATGAGAAAGGTTTACTAAAGGCAATGTTAAATGAAATCGCACTAACCATGGATTCCATGAAACAGCAAAATCTGAAAAATGAAACCATTACGCGTATTCAATGGGTGGAATCTATTGGACATGATGATATTTAAAAAGCTTCCGCGAACAAACGGAAGCTTTTATTTATAAATGTAAATCTTTTTGTTTAAAGCGATAAAGAGTAAATACCATAAAGACAATTGATGTAAAGGCAAAAATCAAAATACCTGCAAATCCGTTTGCTTCATAATGAATCAAAGCATCTGGCTGAAAAAGTGTAAATGGTGTAAGATACTTCATCCAATCAATTTTATCATTTACCTGTGACAGCATCTGCAACAAGAAAAATACAATTCCAAACCCTGCACCAAAACCAATTGCATACTTTGCCTCATTGCATAAACAGGAAAAGAAATAACATAAAGAAATAAGAAACAAATGCAGGAAGAATAAACCAATGTTTAATACAAGAAATTTCAGAAGTTCTAATTCCCCTTGAAACATGACTTCACAACCAACAACAATTAATGAACATGCATACAAAAGCAATACGAACACACTCAGCACAAGAACAGATAACTGTGTTAAAAATATTTGTTTTCGACTATAGCTTGTATTTAATAAATATGCCATAGAACCCTGATCAATATCCTTTGCGATCAAACGATAACTTAAAATCACCGTAAAAAGAAAAGGAATTAACAAGAAAAGAAAGCCATATAAATACGTAATTAAAAATTCAAGTAAGGTTGTTCCTGGATTGCTCATTCCAAAAGCCGCAAACAACTCTGGCATGCTTTGTGCCATTTCATTTAAACTATTCCCCAGTTTTGGATCATACATTGCACTGATTACAGAAACATATAAGGTAAGTATTCCTGCAAATAAAAGAAATAATTTATAATTTGCTTTTACTTCCATCTTAAATAATGCTTTGCTCATTTTCTATCCTCCCCATAATATTGAATAAAAACTTCTTCCAATGTTTGATAACGTGCATTCATATCTTTTACATCAAATGTACACAACTCTTTCAGCAATACATTTACATCCCCTTTCCATAAGAAAGTAACCTTGCAAAAAAACTGTTTGCAAGCAGGTATTCTTTTCGCAAACTGCTGTGCATCTTCCTCATTCGCAAATGTAATCTCATAATGCTTGCTTCTATTAAGCTTCATTTTATTTAAATCTTCATCTGCTACAATTCTTCCATCTTTGATCATCAATATTCGATCACAAGTTTGTTCAATTTCTTCAAAAATATGCGAAGACATAAGGATGGTTTTTCCACGTTTTTGTTCACTTTGAATAAGTTCAACAAATTTTTGCTGCATAAGCGGATCTAATCCACTTGTCGGCTCATCTAATAAAATTAAGGGAGCATCCTGCATAAAAGCGATGACCAGTCCTACTTTTTGTTTCATTCCTTTCGACATTTTTCGAATTTTTACTTTTGGATCAAATTCCAAATATTCGATTAATTCCTGCGCACGCTGAAAAT encodes:
- a CDS encoding ABC transporter ATP-binding protein, which translates into the protein MKMIEVEHLTKDYGNKKGIFDISFSLKKGEIVGFIGPNGAGKTTTIRHLMGFIKQQQGSAKIMGMDCFQEALEIQKHVGYLPGEISVMEHMNGYEFIQFIAEMKQIKDFQRAQELIEYLEFDPKVKIRKMSKGMKQKVGLVIAFMQDAPLILLDEPTSGLDPLMQQKFVELIQSEQKRGKTILMSSHIFEEIEQTCDRILMIKDGRIVADEDLNKMKLNRSKHYEITFANEEDAQQFAKRIPACKQFFCKVTFLWKGDVNVLLKELCTFDVKDMNARYQTLEEVFIQYYGEDRK
- a CDS encoding ABC transporter permease subunit; this encodes MSKALFKMEVKANYKLFLLFAGILTLYVSVISAMYDPKLGNSLNEMAQSMPELFAAFGMSNPGTTLLEFLITYLYGFLFLLIPFLFTVILSYRLIAKDIDQGSMAYLLNTSYSRKQIFLTQLSVLVLSVFVLLLYACSLIVVGCEVMFQGELELLKFLVLNIGLFFLHLFLISLCYFFSCLCNEAKYAIGFGAGFGIVFFLLQMLSQVNDKIDWMKYLTPFTLFQPDALIHYEANGFAGILIFAFTSIVFMVFTLYRFKQKDLHL